The Megalobrama amblycephala isolate DHTTF-2021 linkage group LG1, ASM1881202v1, whole genome shotgun sequence genome segment gtatagtttaaaaaaaaaaaaagaaaaaaaagttatttgtgATTGGACCAGTAATGTGGTATAGTGTAATGACAATGCAGCAACGAGACAGGGATTCATTTTGGAGGCTGGCtccatttatcattttaaacaagAAAACTGTAACAATCTAAACTTGAACAAACAATGATTGAAAAATGATGAAAGATTTAAAAGAGTTAAGGATGGAAAAAGAGCAATATTTACAAGAGaggttgaaaatgttatttacaaTATATAAAGGGTGTAAATCAAAAGAAAAGACAAAAGGGTGGGAATATTTACACTACCTAAACATGAACATAAAGAGCACAGGATTTAAAACCTATTACTCGGTCGGTTGCCATGGGACTGCTCCCTCTGCTGTAAAGTGAGCCATGAAGCTGTCCCTGACCCGGATGGCTTCTCTGGCAGAATTATTCGCTGCAACCCAACCGAGACTTTGCAGCGAGTCCTCTGCACCCTGCCCCGCCCCCCTCACAGCAGGTCCCTCTGCAGATCTCATAAAGTTGTGGAGGACACACGTCGCCTTCACACACCTCTCCACAACCTCAGGATGAACCTCTATGAGGCGGCGATACATCCTCCACTGTGAGGACAGGATTCCGAAGGCATTTTCCACCACCAgccgggctctggagagacggTAGTTAAAGACCCTTCTCTCTCGGGGAAGGGTGCGCCCAGGGAATGGCCTCATGAGGTTTTTCCTGAGGGGAAAGGCCTCATCTGCCACAAAGACATAGGGCTGGGGTCCTCTGTGGTCAGCTCCTGGGAGAGGACGGTCAGGTGGCAGTTGGAGGGTGCCACCACGGAGTGCCTGGCCAAAGGCTGAGTTGGCCAGAGTCCCACCATCACTCGACCGTCCATATGCCCCGACATCGATCACCCTGAAGCAATACCTTGCATCCACAACAGCAAGGAGAACTAAGGAAAATGTTCCCTTGTAGTTGTGGAACTGGGATCCGGTGTTGGGGGGTGCTTTTATCAGGACATTCTTGTCGTCCAGTGCTCCACAGCAGAGTGGGAAGTTCCACCTCTCCTCAAAACTCTCTGCAATGGACCTCCATTCGTCTGTGGAGGGCACAGCCATAAACTCTTCCACTAAGCAGTCCCAGATTGCAGTCACCACATCTGGGACAATCTTGCAGACGGTGGAGACACCAACACGGAAGCTGCTGGCGATCGTCCTGAAGGAGTCTCCAGTGGCAAGATATCTGaatgagagagaaaataaaaaaataaaataaacattgttaTAAATGCAGATTGCAATTCTATATTagcaaatataaatttattatacTGGTGTTTGtgacattttcatttctttttaattttttttttttttttttttacagttaaacaACAAGCTTAATAAAATGCCCTTAATACTTTACCTTTATTTAGCATTTGCTCTGATTTTTATAATACTGGTGTTTGtgacattttcatttctttttaatttttttacagttaaacaACAACAGACTTGATAAAGTGCCCTTAATACTTTACCTTTATTTAGTATTTGCTCTGATTTGTTTGCTACATTGCAAAAACAGTCTATTATAGCAGTTCCCTGCACAATTCAAAACCCACATTGACTGTTGTAAACTAGCTAATTGCCATTTCATTAAAGTGTTGTATGATAATTGTGTGTTCAGAAGAATGAGAAGACTATATGTCTGTGgagtcattaattacttgtAATCACACTGAATATTAAATGATTTACTCACCGGAGACAGATGGACAGGCGCTCTGCAGGTGGAATAGAGCGCCTGTAGTTGGTGTCCTGGAGGGAAATCCTCCCACCGACACGGGACAACAGGTCATCAAACTGGGACCGGCTCAGTCGGAAGTACCGCTGAAAGCGGCCGTCATCCAGGCGCAGCTCCTGGAGGAGTTGGTGAAACTCACCAAGCTGGGTGCGCCTCTTAAGTATCTGATGGACCCAGACACGGCACCGAACGGATCTACGCCGTTTTTCAGCCTTCCAAAGCACATAAAGCGCAGCTACTCTCTCAACGAAATCCAAGTCAGCCATTTTGCAACGTGACTGGAGATGCGAatttcacgcgcgaatgaagcgaatttcacttaaatgttcacgcgtccaactacgcgcgaatagcgcgatttattcgcgcaagtcgcgtctggtgtgaacacagcattagtgatgtgtgtcgggtctccgctatgataacagtgactttGTCAAATTTTTACAGAACAAGCGGTAACCCAGTGTGTCTgttgctttctctatttctgttttattacgtgatagaaagcctaaggccttCTCAAACCATCTGGCAAACCTATTTAATCTGCTACCTATTACATgtcaaactaagattactgtagagacagaaagtaagactgttaagttagcacttttaaacatccactcaattaaaaataaatcacttctagtcaatgacttaataaccacaaacaacctagattttaagctcctaaatgaaacatggctaAAAGACAGTTGCAGTGCAAAgatcctgaatgaaacagccccacctaactttacttttatgagtgtctgcagtagtgttaatttcgtcagacgagacgagacgaaatATGTTCGTCAACGACCTTTTTTTCATGATTAAGACGAGACGATGACAAGACTGCACCACTGTCCAAAAACGctgactaagactaaattaacatgcattattgttgacgaaaaaagacgagacgaaaatgttttgtataaaataaagacTAAGATAAAATCTCTCTTCATTTTCGTCTACAATCGTCTCTGCTTTTTCATCAGCTGTTACgcctttaaaatattcagaGCGAGTTTGCGGCTTCGCGCTGTTGCTCAAGTTAAGCCTcgttgaagccttgtttacactgCATGCGTGTGCGGCTCGTTACGGCTCCGGCAAGGTGTTGTTCCGTCCTCTGCGCGATGTCAActcaaacaaagaaatttcaagtttttcaacttcgaatctcttgtcgtcagtttctagtgatgtaaaatatgagcgggagtttacacagggtgattattttgactttgttttgtatttgagctgcgctTCTTGGAGGCGAGGcgcttctcaaacgcaccgcggctggtgtaaacacaagcattgactagagtgcccgtgtatcagctccggtagccgcgtcgcagcCGTAACGAGCCGcacagtgtaaacgaggctttacaGGTCTCACACGCCTGTGGCTGCAACACGAAACTGCTGAACACACAACACCCAAAGCGAACACGAGTGACGAGCGACGACGACATGCTAGCTTTTGAATTGTgttggttaaaataaaatactcttcAGAACAGGTTAATCATTTGTGAATGTGTCCCCTAAATCAGAAATTGAAAACCAGACAGGTTTAACATTTGCATTCAACAAAAATCTTTCAACAAGTGTATTTTGTCaggtaattatgacatttaaccAATGTTTGAGATAtgtgaaacactttttttactgaaatgtttatcagtaataatctcagtaataatgtgttatttttaaaaaaagactacaattttttgactaaaactagactaaaattaaaagacttttagtcgactaaaacttgactaagataccttgagttttcttttgactaaaactagactaaaatgacGAGacgtttagtcgactaaaacttgactaacaaaaaaagatatgtgaatgactaaatatgactaaaactaacaaggacatttggcacaagactaagactaagactaaattaaaaataggtgacgaaattaacactagtctgcagagctgttaggagaggtggaggtgtagctgctctatttaaagatgtctatcaatacaagcaagtgtcatttggtgattacttgtcattcaaatatttgggtattgtgttaaaaggtgctcctcaCATTCTACTTGTAGTTatttacaggcctccaaaatactctccagcctttgttgaggactttacagaactgttattAGCAATCTCctcagagtttgactgttttgctattactggggactttaacatccacatataTAATGCAGAATTTAATATGGCAAAAGTAAtcataactgttttgaatacttttgatctgactcagcatgtacatggacccACACAATCAtggacacactctagatttaattattattaagggtctaaacatttcatccattgtcattaaggatgtcacactgataataatttctgtattttctttgatatatTGATCTCTTCTACTGTTGAAGCTAGATTTATCTCAgtcaaaaagcgatgcttaaatgagaatactagtgcactgtttatgaaggctata includes the following:
- the LOC125278333 gene encoding uncharacterized protein LOC125278333, whose protein sequence is MAVPSTDEWRSIAESFEERWNFPLCCGALDDKNVLIKAPPNTGSQFHNYKGTFSLVLLAVVDARYCFRVIDVGAYGRSSDGGTLANSAFGQALRGGTLQLPPDRPLPGADHRGPQPYVFVADEAFPLRKNLMRPFPGRTLPRERRVFNYRLSRARLVVENAFGILSSQWRMYRRLIEVHPEVVERCVKATCVLHNFMRSAEGPAVRGAGQGAEDSLQSLGWVAANNSAREAIRVRDSFMAHFTAEGAVPWQPTE